From the genome of Eucalyptus grandis isolate ANBG69807.140 chromosome 2, ASM1654582v1, whole genome shotgun sequence, one region includes:
- the LOC104425845 gene encoding probable serine/threonine-protein kinase PBL21 isoform X2, with translation MSNSLASIAAVSAGAIASVAVLVGLAWFCMSKLNTSANRNSETGSSDPSALVEWNRGGGSGSGVAPPLSWPHGPRQFTMQELELATRQFDESNLIGHGSFGLVYKGLLRDGTVVAIKRRTGVLQPEFVTEVSYLSEIRHRNLVTLLGYCLENGCQMLVFDYLPNGSMCDHLYDRGQESSTKLEFKQRISIALGAAKGLSHLHSLRPPLVHKNFKTANVLVDENFIAKVADAGLTKFLEKIKIEEAGPSHASVSVFQDPEAGELGGFSEMSDAYSFGVFLLELVTGEAAPNMILSGHESLIQWLQNYSKDLESCGSFP, from the exons ATGTCAAATTCACTAGCATCAATAGCTGCAGTTTCTGCCGGGGCAATTGCATCGGTGGCTGTCCTAGTTGGACTCGCTTGGTTTTGCATGTCAAAGCTGAACACTTCAGCTAACAGGAATTCTGAGACGGGTTCTTCTGATCCATCTGCATTAG TTGAGTGGAACAGGGGAGGTGGATCTGGTTCAGGAGTGGCTCCGCCGCTATCTTGGCCCCATGGACCGAGGCAGTTTACAATGCAAGAGTTGGAGCTAGCTACTAGGCAGTTCGATGAGAGCAATCTCATTGGACATGGAAGTTTCGGTTTGGTCTACAAAGGTTTACTTCGTGATGGAACAGTTGTTGCCATCAAAAGGCGCACAGGTGTGCTTCAACCAGAATTTGTCACTGAG GTATCATATTTGTCGGAGATTCGCCATCGTAATTTAGTCACTCTCCTGGGCTACTGCCTCGAAAATGGGTGTCAGATGTTAGTCTTTGACTACCTACCAAATGGCAGCATGTGCGACCATCTTTACG ACAGAGGACAAGAATCTTCGACTAAGCTAGAGTTCAAGCAGAGGATATCCATTGCTCTTGGGGCTGCTAAAG GCTTAAGCCATCTGCACAGCCTTAGACCTCCTTTGGTGCACAAGAACTTCAAAACAGCTAATGTCTTGGTTGATGAGAATTTCATAGCTAAAGTTGCAGATGCAGGGCTCACGAAATTTCTCGAAAAGATAAAGATAGAAGAAGCAGGTCCATCTCACGCATCTGTCAGTGTTTTCCAGGATCCAGA GGCAGGAGAATTGGGTGGTTTCTCTGAGATGAGCGATGCATATAGCTTCGGAGTATTTCTTTTGGAGCTTGTCACTGGAGAAGCAGCTCCAAATATGATATTGTCAGGACATGAAAGCTTAATCCAGTGG CTGCAAAATTATAGTAAAGATCTTGAATCATGCGGATCATTTCCCTAA
- the LOC104425845 gene encoding putative serine/threonine-protein kinase isoform X1, translating into MSNSLASIAAVSAGAIASVAVLVGLAWFCMSKLNTSANRNSETGSSDPSALVEWNRGGGSGSGVAPPLSWPHGPRQFTMQELELATRQFDESNLIGHGSFGLVYKGLLRDGTVVAIKRRTGVLQPEFVTEVSYLSEIRHRNLVTLLGYCLENGCQMLVFDYLPNGSMCDHLYDRGQESSTKLEFKQRISIALGAAKGLSHLHSLRPPLVHKNFKTANVLVDENFIAKVADAGLTKFLEKIKIEEAGPSHASVSVFQDPEAGELGGFSEMSDAYSFGVFLLELVTGEAAPNMILSGHESLIQWVESRESLINLVDPRLLGTFTMDGMRDLTRLTLLCMISPRERRPKMDAIAWELERIREKEMALTTVMGEGTATITPGSELFTS; encoded by the exons ATGTCAAATTCACTAGCATCAATAGCTGCAGTTTCTGCCGGGGCAATTGCATCGGTGGCTGTCCTAGTTGGACTCGCTTGGTTTTGCATGTCAAAGCTGAACACTTCAGCTAACAGGAATTCTGAGACGGGTTCTTCTGATCCATCTGCATTAG TTGAGTGGAACAGGGGAGGTGGATCTGGTTCAGGAGTGGCTCCGCCGCTATCTTGGCCCCATGGACCGAGGCAGTTTACAATGCAAGAGTTGGAGCTAGCTACTAGGCAGTTCGATGAGAGCAATCTCATTGGACATGGAAGTTTCGGTTTGGTCTACAAAGGTTTACTTCGTGATGGAACAGTTGTTGCCATCAAAAGGCGCACAGGTGTGCTTCAACCAGAATTTGTCACTGAG GTATCATATTTGTCGGAGATTCGCCATCGTAATTTAGTCACTCTCCTGGGCTACTGCCTCGAAAATGGGTGTCAGATGTTAGTCTTTGACTACCTACCAAATGGCAGCATGTGCGACCATCTTTACG ACAGAGGACAAGAATCTTCGACTAAGCTAGAGTTCAAGCAGAGGATATCCATTGCTCTTGGGGCTGCTAAAG GCTTAAGCCATCTGCACAGCCTTAGACCTCCTTTGGTGCACAAGAACTTCAAAACAGCTAATGTCTTGGTTGATGAGAATTTCATAGCTAAAGTTGCAGATGCAGGGCTCACGAAATTTCTCGAAAAGATAAAGATAGAAGAAGCAGGTCCATCTCACGCATCTGTCAGTGTTTTCCAGGATCCAGA GGCAGGAGAATTGGGTGGTTTCTCTGAGATGAGCGATGCATATAGCTTCGGAGTATTTCTTTTGGAGCTTGTCACTGGAGAAGCAGCTCCAAATATGATATTGTCAGGACATGAAAGCTTAATCCAGTGG GTGGAGTCCCGTGAAAGTTTGATAAACCTTGTGGACCCTCGGCTTCTCGGAACTTTCACAATGGATGGAATGAGGGACTTGACGAGGCTAACGTTGTTGTGCATGATTTCCCCGCGTGAAAGGCGACCGAAAATGGATGCAATTGCTTGGGAGCTCGAGAGGATTCGGGAGAAAGAGATGGCTTTGACGACAGTCATGGGCGAGGGAACTGCTACAATTACTCCAGGCAGCGAGTTGTTTACGTCATAA
- the LOC104425901 gene encoding zinc finger CCCH domain-containing protein 34 isoform X2, which translates to MEPYGAPGEEPRPDPGAETGLEEHVWRLDLGGAKSYPLRPGEADCIYYLRTGFCGYGSRCRFNHPPDRSSAVLGAARAGAVEYPERLGQPVCQYYMRTGMCKFGVSCKFHHPKQGVGSAIPVTLNYYGFPLRPGERECSYYIKTGQCKYGATCKFHHPQPAGIQFPTPGAAPQVAPVAAPMVASAVYPTAQSPAVHSSQQYGVVVARSPVLSSYGPYGSVLLPPSMVPYHSWSPYPATLGQVASSSTQPSTGSTSVYGVTQLSPPVSGFPGQYQPLLPSFGASSGDQKEQSLPHRPDQPECQYYMRTGYCKYGSSCRYHHPTDLVPQEASVWLSPIGLPLRSDMIYSWTTSSKLQSSGFNGFKVQPMM; encoded by the exons ATGGAGCCGTACGGTGCGCCCGGCGAGGAGCCGCGGCCCGATCCCGGCGCCGAGACCGGCCTCGAAG AGCACGTGTGGCGGTTGGATTTGGGAGGCGCGAAATCGTACCCGTTgaggcccggcgaggccgattGCATCTACTATTTGCGGACAGGGTTTTGCGGGTACGGCTCGCGGTGTCGTTTCAATCATCCGCCCGACCGCAGCAGCGCG GTGCTTGGGGCTGCACGAGCTGGTGCAGTTGAGTATCCTGAACGCTTGGGCCAGCCAGTATGCCAG TACTACATGAGGACGGGCATGTGTAAATTTGGCGTGTCCTGTAAATTTCACCATCCTAAGCAGGGAGTTGGTTCTGCTATCCCTGTCACGCTCAATTATTATGGTTTCCCATTACGCCCG GGCGAGAGAGAGTGTTCCTATTATATAAAGACAGGGCAATGTAAGTATGGTGCCACGTGTAAATTTCACCATCCTCAGCCAGCTGGAATCCAGTTTCCAACACCAGGAGCAGCACCACAGGTTGCTCCGGTGGCTGCTCCGATGGTGGCATCTGCTGTGTACCCTACTGCACAATCCCCTGCTGTTCATTCATCTCAACAGTATGGTGTTGTAGTTGCGAGGTCTCCTGTATTGTCATCATATGGCCCCTATGGTTCTGTTCTGCTTCCCCCCAGCATGGTTCCTTATCATAGTTGGAGTCCTTATCCG GCAACGCTTGGTCAGGTGGCCTCTTCAAGTACTCAACCCTCTACAGGGTCGACTTCAGTGTATGGGGTAACTCAACTATCTCCACCAGTGTCAGGTTTCCCAGGACAATATCAACCTTTACTTCCCTCTTTTGGTGCTTCAAGTGGTGACCAAAAAGAACAGTCACTTCCACATAGGCCTGACCAACCTGAGTGTCAATATTACATGAGAACAGGATATTGTAAATATGGATCTTCGTGTAGATACCATCATCCGACAGATCTGGTTCCTCAAGAAGCAAGTGTTTGGCTTAGCCCCATTGGCTTACCATTGCGTTCA GACATGATATATTCATGGACAACAAGCTCCAAACTGCAATCTTCAGGATTTAACGGCTTTAAAGTTCAGCCCATGATGTGA
- the LOC104425901 gene encoding zinc finger CCCH domain-containing protein 34 isoform X1, which produces MEPYGAPGEEPRPDPGAETGLEEHVWRLDLGGAKSYPLRPGEADCIYYLRTGFCGYGSRCRFNHPPDRSSAVLGAARAGAVEYPERLGQPVCQYYMRTGMCKFGVSCKFHHPKQGVGSAIPVTLNYYGFPLRPGERECSYYIKTGQCKYGATCKFHHPQPAGIQFPTPGAAPQVAPVAAPMVASAVYPTAQSPAVHSSQQYGVVVARSPVLSSYGPYGSVLLPPSMVPYHSWSPYPATLGQVASSSTQPSTGSTSVYGVTQLSPPVSGFPGQYQPLLPSFGASSGDQKEQSLPHRPDQPECQYYMRTGYCKYGSSCRYHHPTDLVPQEASVWLSPIGLPLRSGVPNCTYFAIHGVCKYGRACKYNHPMGMLSYSPSASSLADMPVAPYPVGSSIGTLAPSSSSSELRPDLISGSLREASSTRSSSSTSASSASIGSVLSKSENASHSKSQKS; this is translated from the exons ATGGAGCCGTACGGTGCGCCCGGCGAGGAGCCGCGGCCCGATCCCGGCGCCGAGACCGGCCTCGAAG AGCACGTGTGGCGGTTGGATTTGGGAGGCGCGAAATCGTACCCGTTgaggcccggcgaggccgattGCATCTACTATTTGCGGACAGGGTTTTGCGGGTACGGCTCGCGGTGTCGTTTCAATCATCCGCCCGACCGCAGCAGCGCG GTGCTTGGGGCTGCACGAGCTGGTGCAGTTGAGTATCCTGAACGCTTGGGCCAGCCAGTATGCCAG TACTACATGAGGACGGGCATGTGTAAATTTGGCGTGTCCTGTAAATTTCACCATCCTAAGCAGGGAGTTGGTTCTGCTATCCCTGTCACGCTCAATTATTATGGTTTCCCATTACGCCCG GGCGAGAGAGAGTGTTCCTATTATATAAAGACAGGGCAATGTAAGTATGGTGCCACGTGTAAATTTCACCATCCTCAGCCAGCTGGAATCCAGTTTCCAACACCAGGAGCAGCACCACAGGTTGCTCCGGTGGCTGCTCCGATGGTGGCATCTGCTGTGTACCCTACTGCACAATCCCCTGCTGTTCATTCATCTCAACAGTATGGTGTTGTAGTTGCGAGGTCTCCTGTATTGTCATCATATGGCCCCTATGGTTCTGTTCTGCTTCCCCCCAGCATGGTTCCTTATCATAGTTGGAGTCCTTATCCG GCAACGCTTGGTCAGGTGGCCTCTTCAAGTACTCAACCCTCTACAGGGTCGACTTCAGTGTATGGGGTAACTCAACTATCTCCACCAGTGTCAGGTTTCCCAGGACAATATCAACCTTTACTTCCCTCTTTTGGTGCTTCAAGTGGTGACCAAAAAGAACAGTCACTTCCACATAGGCCTGACCAACCTGAGTGTCAATATTACATGAGAACAGGATATTGTAAATATGGATCTTCGTGTAGATACCATCATCCGACAGATCTGGTTCCTCAAGAAGCAAGTGTTTGGCTTAGCCCCATTGGCTTACCATTGCGTTCA GGTGTGCCAAACTGTACTTATTTTGCCATACATGGAGTATGCAAGTATGGACGAGCATGCAAATATAATCACCCAATGGGAATGCTGAGTTACAGCCCATCCGCATCTTCTCTGGCAGACATGCCTGTGGCACCCTACCCAGTGGGATCTTCCATTGGCACACtagctccatcttcttcttcttcagaattGCGGCCTGACCTTATCTCAGGGTCTCTCAGGGAGGCATCATCTACAAGGTCATCCTCATCAACGAGCGCATCCAGTGCATCAATTGGTTCAGTTCTTTCGAAGAGCGAAAACGCTTCTCATTCTAAGTCCCAAAAGTCTTAG